A genomic window from Salmo salar chromosome ssa23, Ssal_v3.1, whole genome shotgun sequence includes:
- the LOC106584428 gene encoding nuclear factor interleukin-3-regulated protein — protein MEPMSVSPNGSTETLEDGHTASLEGALTPKGLRRKREFIPEEKKDVTYWEKRRKNNEAAKRSREKRRVNDYVLESRLAAMNKENARLNTELLALKLHFGLVSPAGYAAHQSSLLRLHHAHTHSPHSPPPSSPTQPLDKDVYWGRRPSYRDPSTLPNYHHLPPVLTGQLAPAMINPHALPTRRAYPYFLEIPGVVHPANSSSLLLPPLLPSPLLSWPGVPLLRPTPRRGGSDEEGEQQVPAASSSTALPHKLRLKTIRGPTVHRDVRDRASPQLPLYVSD, from the coding sequence ATGGAGCCCATGTCAGTATCTCCAAATGGGAGCACGGAGACACTGGAGGATGGTCATACAGCCTCCCTAGAGGGGGCGCTGACACCCAAGGGCCTGAGGCGCAAGAGAGAGTTCATTCCAGAGGAGAAGAAGGACGTCACCTACTGGGAGAAGCGTCGCAAGAACAACGAGGCGGCCAAGCGCTCgcgggagaagaggagggtaaaCGATTATGTACTGGAGAGCCGCCTGGCGGCCATGAACAAAGAGAACGCCCGGTTGAACACAGAACTGCTGGCCCTCAAACTCCACTTTGGCCTGGTGAGCCCTGCGGGCTATGCTGCCCACCAGAGCAGCCTGCTACGGCTCCACCATGCCCATACCCACAGCCCTCATTCTCCGCCACCCAGCAGCCCAACCCAGCCCCTGGACAAGGACGTCTACTGGGGTAGGAGGCCCAGCTACAGAGACCCCTCTACTTTGCCAAattaccaccacctacctccTGTCCTGACTGGACAACTTGCTCCTGCCATGATCAATccacatgctctaccaactagaAGGGCCTATCCATACTTCTTAGAAATTCCTGGTGTTGTCCACCCTGCAAACTCATCCTCCCTTCTCCTGCCCccgcttctcccctctcccctattGTCCTGGCCGGGGGTTCCCCTGCTGAGGCCcacccctaggagagggggttCAGATGAGGAGGGGGAACAGCAGGTCCCAGCAGCCTCCTCCAGCACTGCATTACCGCACAAGCTGAGGCTGAAGACCATCAGAGGTCCTACTGTCCACAGGGATGTTAGAGACAGGGCCTCCCCCCAGCTCCCGCTCTatgtatctgactga